From one Sulfurimonas sp. HSL-3221 genomic stretch:
- a CDS encoding C40 family peptidase — MMWDRVRQLGGLGIVAALLLGGCSTRYVDRRPSPPPVVHAADRTFAALPPMEEVWLLQEDEETAPAQQPVSQDPALAKLYPFQTKWHHVPYRYGGTGPRGIDCSAFVQQAYRELFGIRLPRTTRQQASCGSAVPKQQLQAGDLVFFRTSGRDRHVGIYLEAGKFMHVSTKYGVMISSMDKPYWKRHYWTTRRIR, encoded by the coding sequence ATGATGTGGGACAGGGTGCGGCAACTGGGTGGTCTGGGTATCGTGGCAGCGCTGCTGCTCGGCGGCTGCTCCACCCGTTACGTCGACCGCAGGCCGTCGCCGCCCCCGGTCGTGCATGCCGCCGACAGGACCTTTGCGGCGCTGCCGCCGATGGAGGAGGTGTGGCTGCTGCAGGAAGATGAGGAGACGGCTCCGGCGCAGCAGCCGGTAAGCCAGGATCCGGCTCTGGCCAAACTCTACCCATTCCAGACGAAGTGGCACCATGTCCCTTACCGCTACGGGGGCACGGGGCCGCGGGGGATAGACTGCTCCGCATTTGTGCAGCAGGCCTACCGGGAACTCTTCGGCATCAGGCTGCCCCGGACGACCCGGCAGCAGGCAAGCTGCGGCAGTGCCGTACCCAAACAGCAGCTGCAGGCAGGGGACCTCGTCTTTTTCCGCACGAGTGGGCGCGACCGCCATGTCGGCATCTATCTCGAAGCGGGGAAGTTCATGCACGTTTCCACCAAGTATGGGGTGATGATCTCGAGTATGGATAAGCCCTACTGGAAACGGCACTACTGGACGACAAGAAGGATCAGATGA
- a CDS encoding aldo/keto reductase, with protein sequence MQYRYIGRSGLRVSPICLGTMTFPGQCDEKSAFAIMDKAYAAGVNFYDTAELYPVPPRVDLAGQTEEIVGRWLKTKPRESIILASKVAGAASGWFVPPVRHGLTAMDRFHIERAVEGSLKRLGTDYIDLYQMHWPDTVVPVEETMEAFDRLVQSGKVRYIGTSNDTAYGTAKALAASHYKGLARFESIQNNFSMLNRRFMDELATLCRQEQISLLPYSPLGGGVLSGKYNQADISEGRFADYFKSPNARQRLMAARFVNDKTLASTQRYLKIAADAGLDPVTMAAAWSKQHDFVASTIIGATRPEQLDASLAAMELTLTEEVMAACNAVHADILYPMG encoded by the coding sequence ATGCAATACCGCTACATCGGCCGAAGCGGCCTGCGGGTCAGCCCGATTTGTCTGGGGACGATGACCTTTCCCGGGCAGTGCGACGAGAAGAGCGCCTTCGCCATTATGGACAAGGCCTATGCGGCGGGGGTAAACTTCTATGATACCGCCGAACTCTACCCCGTTCCGCCGCGTGTGGACCTGGCGGGACAGACCGAGGAGATCGTCGGACGCTGGCTTAAAACGAAGCCGCGGGAGAGCATTATCCTTGCCTCCAAGGTCGCCGGGGCGGCCTCGGGCTGGTTCGTACCCCCGGTGCGCCACGGGCTGACGGCCATGGATCGTTTCCATATCGAACGGGCGGTCGAAGGCTCTTTGAAGCGGCTCGGGACGGACTACATCGACCTCTACCAGATGCACTGGCCCGATACCGTTGTGCCCGTCGAGGAGACGATGGAGGCTTTCGACCGGCTGGTACAGAGCGGCAAGGTGCGCTATATCGGTACCTCCAATGACACGGCCTACGGGACGGCGAAGGCCCTGGCCGCCAGCCACTACAAAGGGCTGGCCCGCTTTGAGTCGATTCAGAACAACTTCTCCATGCTCAACCGCCGTTTCATGGACGAGCTTGCCACCCTCTGCCGTCAAGAGCAGATCTCCCTGCTGCCTTATTCGCCGCTGGGCGGCGGGGTACTCAGCGGAAAATACAATCAGGCGGACATAAGCGAGGGGCGTTTCGCGGACTATTTCAAATCCCCCAACGCACGCCAGCGCCTGATGGCTGCGCGCTTCGTCAACGACAAGACCCTCGCGTCCACGCAGCGCTACCTCAAAATCGCCGCCGACGCGGGACTGGACCCGGTCACGATGGCGGCGGCCTGGAGCAAGCAGCATGACTTTGTCGCTTCCACGATCATCGGCGCGACCCGCCCCGAGCAGCTTGACGCGTCGCTCGCGGCCATGGAGCTGACCCTCACGGAAGAGGTAATGGCAGCCTGCAACGCGGTGCACGCGGACATCCTCTACCCGATGGGCTGA